Within Thermococcus indicus, the genomic segment TGAGATAATCAAAAAGATTGAGCTGGCAAGGGAGCATTTCATAGTCTCGATAGATTTGCTCTACGATTTGCCCTATGGGAACACGCTCATTGATGACATCAGAACAGCGATAGAACTCGGCGTTGATGGATTATCCATTTACCCGCTGGAGCATACTGGATACACAAAAGATTACCCCCATCCATCGGTTGAAGAAAACGAGAGGGACTTTCTGAAAGCATACGAAATCCTAAGGGAAAACGGTTACGGGCACATCAACATGAACCACTTCACCAGTGGGAAGGACGAATTCTTATATTCGAGGGTATTTACTCGGCCATGGATACCTCTCCTCGGGATTGGATGTGGGGCTGGAGGACATGTGGACTTTTACCAGACCTTCCACCCGCCGGGAGTTAGAGCCTACATCCAAAACCCGTACAGAGTAATGATCTTCGCGAGCGAGTCATTTGAAGTGGAAAGGTTCCTGTCGGGGTTATTTGAAGGTGAGCTTGAATTGGGAGAATGTGGTTTGGAGGAATTTCCCTCCCTGAAGCTGGCCATTGAAAAAGGCTGGGGCGTTTTTGATGGGAACGGGTTTAGGTTAACTCCCAGAGGGCTCTTCTGGGCCAACACTTTGGCGTACATGATGTGCCTCGATTATCTGCGGAACCGCTTTTGCGAGTTTTCCAGCTCATCTTTAAAAACTGAAAGTGGTGAAGTCGTATGAAAAAACTAGTTGGCATATTCCTTGCGGTGCTGATAGTTTTTTCGACCGGCTGTCTGGGTGGAGGAGAAGAGGCTCCCTCAGAGACACTACAGACTAAGGAGGAATCTCCCGTCCAAGAAACGTCCCCCACACAATCCGCCAGAGAGGGATCCCCAACGAAAGTTTCGCCAACTCCCACAGCTCCCGAAGGGACTTCCCTGACCGATGCCGTGGGCAGGACAGTAGAACTCGAACTCCCGGTTAAACGGGCGATAGTGCTCCCCTCAACGGCCCTTGAAGTCGTCCACATTCTTAGGGCTGAAGAGCAAGTTGCTGGAGTTTCTATGGCCGTGATGAGGAACGGTCTCCTGCCAGAAAGCCTGAAGGCAAAGCCCATTGTTTCGAGAAGCGTCACAATAGAGGACTGGGAGAAGGTGATAGAGCTCAATCCGGACGTCATAATAAACCTGCACTTTTCCGGCATGTTCAATCCCGAGGAGTTCGCGAAGAAGGCCGAAAACCATGGAATACCCGTGGTGTTCCTCAGGGAGGAGAAGCTTGAGGACGTGGCCAAGACCTTCGAGATAATGGGCAAACTCTTCAGAAAGGAAGACAGGGCTAAAGAGTTCATGGACTACTTCAATGCCCAGGTAAACGAGGTTAAGGAGATATCGGCACAGATCGGGGAAAGAAGGATGGTCATAATAATCCAGCCGATAATGGGCAAGCTCTACCTAATCAACGGCAACGACATTCTCGCCGAGGTGGTCAGGCTTATCGGCGGTGAATACGCGGTTAACGTAACCGTTCAGGGCAGAATGCCGGTTAGGGTGCAGATGGACAAGGAGAAGATAATAAGCAA encodes:
- a CDS encoding coproporphyrinogen-III oxidase family protein; this translates as MKWVKTHHSALSPLRRFKKPVEVSLPKLYRNRKGFVYVHVPFCLNNCRFCILYREKPSVPLDSYVNAVKRELQRFKSFKAKVVYFGGGTPTLLSGEQLGEIIDSIRGKSRPKEITVETTVREFTREKAEELVSLGVNRVSFGIQTFNEKKRLFLGRKSGLDEIIKKIELAREHFIVSIDLLYDLPYGNTLIDDIRTAIELGVDGLSIYPLEHTGYTKDYPHPSVEENERDFLKAYEILRENGYGHINMNHFTSGKDEFLYSRVFTRPWIPLLGIGCGAGGHVDFYQTFHPPGVRAYIQNPYRVMIFASESFEVERFLSGLFEGELELGECGLEEFPSLKLAIEKGWGVFDGNGFRLTPRGLFWANTLAYMMCLDYLRNRFCEFSSSSLKTESGEVV
- a CDS encoding ABC transporter substrate-binding protein produces the protein MKKLVGIFLAVLIVFSTGCLGGGEEAPSETLQTKEESPVQETSPTQSAREGSPTKVSPTPTAPEGTSLTDAVGRTVELELPVKRAIVLPSTALEVVHILRAEEQVAGVSMAVMRNGLLPESLKAKPIVSRSVTIEDWEKVIELNPDVIINLHFSGMFNPEEFAKKAENHGIPVVFLREEKLEDVAKTFEIMGKLFRKEDRAKEFMDYFNAQVNEVKEISAQIGERRMVIIIQPIMGKLYLINGNDILAEVVRLIGGEYAVNVTVQGRMPVRVQMDKEKIISNYKDVDVIILTTSPMTKPEDVEKLKEEMLNDAVWKGMKAVKEGRVVVLRSDLGKGSYFRWGPRMAVGMWQVGRAVYPEHYPDWKDKEKEFLERFYGQG